AGTCAATATCACAATAAATTCCAATGTAAAGAATACCTCAACTGAATGAGCGTCATATTGTACGTAATGGAGTCGATGTTCTGTTGAACATAGTTTTTCTTACAACAAATAGTGTTTTCTCGAGAAAAATCACATAAAAGTTTGTGTTATTGTGCATTATTGGATTACAGTGAATGATATACCACGATTTATGGATTCCATCGACAGAATTATCAACTCCAACAACCTCACCCGCCTGTCAATGGTATGTGTGCCATcaaaatattttggaaagttcaTTGAAATTCTAATATAAATCCCAGTTTCGTATGGTATTTTATATGAATGTAGCAGTTGAGACAATAATTCATCGATTTGTATCTGAAAATACTTGTGAAGCGTCCCTTTAACTCAAAATATGCGATGGCTTTGTGGTCCGCGTAATTGAGTAGCTACTTCGAAAGGTCACGCATTCATTTTCGTCTTTTTGTTTCCAGTCTGGCGATTGGTGCTGTTCGAATATAAATCTGTTTTGCGGACGTGATTGATAGAGCCAGGCCTGTCGACGGGTTAATGGTTTTGCGAGGGCACTTGGATTGCGGATTGCAATCAAATGAAGGTATGGCTTCCGATCAGCCCGTCAAGAAGAAGCAGCGTATAGACGCGCCCGACATCGACGATGGCAGCGACAGGTCGGCGGAGGAGATCACTGATATATTTGACTCGGAAACTTCTCCAGCAGAGCCATCAGATGACTTCCCTCGACATGGTGAGTCTCCCGACAGCGGGACCGTTAGCGAGGACGCCGTGGACTGCTCGACCATCATGCGGCTACCTAGTGAAGAGATAATACCATCCTGTTCAAGCACAACCCAGCAATGGACAGTAGCTGATGACAAACTACTTGCTGAGCTAAGAATTTTACAAGAAAACCTTGTAGGTCAGTGTCTTTGCACGGTAGAGGAACATAAAGTCTCACAAATGTTCGATAGACGGCTTAACATTGTATCATGGCCGTTGACATGCTCATTGACTTACTTATCCACAATGCAGCTAATGTTTgacatatatttaaaacaaaataatacagGTACAATATGTTCAAAGTTAATGCAAGCCTGTGACTTGCTTGTAAGAAACAGGCATGATTGGATTACAGAGGTTGTGGAACTTGCTGACCATAAAAGCAAATTCATAACATTTGTGGCCAGTAGAGTGCTAGCAAGCTTTCTTATAGTCGCTAAAGACACTGTTGATGAGAACTGGCTCCAACAGATCGCAGAAAACATCTACCTTTTTGATAGAATTAATAGAATAACAGTACAAAAGATTAATTTTAGTCTTGATATAATTAAAAGGATAGTTGAATGGAAAGATGTGGAACAGCATCCGTTAGAAGATAGCAATTACATTAACTCGGTGGGCAACATGCATGTTCAGGAAGACAACCCGTTCAGGAGTAGCGTCGGTTACAGTAGTACAAGTCAGGTGCCATCCAGCTCTCATGGAGACAATCTCCATAATGAGTTTTCCAATCTTCAAACACATAGTGCACCTTCAACATCCTCAGGTGAAAAGCCTGTCGAAGCCAAACCGGCTACATTTAAACTTCATGAGCCAGTGCTAAAGTTCCCTATGGATCAGCAAGTTAGTGGGATTGAGCAGCCAGAATCCCCAGAGCCTCCAGCATCTAGGATGGAACGGGTCAATGAGAATGGTTGTGTCACAGTCATCCTAACAGACTCGGAGTCATTTGACACCTCACATATCAAATGCTTGACTATCAAAACACTAGAGCAGCACTGGCCTGTCCTAGTTAAAAACATGAAGCTCCTACTCCTCCGGTACCTGAATTTAGCAAATGCTGAAAACTGTATACTAACATTTTTCTCACTATGGGAAAATATTATTAGTGTAAAAGCCAACCTCTCAGTGATAGACACTAAGCCATTTTACGCCGATTTGCAGGGTTTTGTAGACTTATTAAGGAACACCATTCTGCCCAGCATGGTATACACGCATTTATTAAGTTTGTTTAATGAAGTTTTATGCTATGGCTCCACATTGGCACTACAAGATATTTTGCCTGAAGAGATATGTTGTTTGGCTCACTCTATTGTCCGATTTGTGAAAGACTTCAGGCTTTTAAATGATGTTAGAGTCCGAAACAGTAGAAGTGGTTTTGGCTTCCTAGGAAATGAATGCACTGTTCTCAGGGACTACTCTCTAGGCCCCACGGTTACGCCACTTTCAGCGTCCATACAACTGGTAGATCAAAGCTATGgggatgatgaaaatgatgactctAATCAGTCTAGCACCGAAGTAGACAAAACTATGTTACAAAGAATGTCTCTCTTAGTTCTGAAATCCATAGCAGTAACGGTTAAAGAGATGAGATGCGATTCCTCAGATTCCTCTATTGATTCTTCTGATTACAATGCTATACAAGACATGCAAATAGTAGAAAGGTCTATACGCGATGTCTTGAAAAAACTAGATGTTTTTATTAGAAACACCATGGAATTTCACCCGGAGACTCCTTTCACTAAAATGCTGATACATTTATTTAGTGAACAGGATGACTACCTAATTGAATCTATGGTGTGCACTTTGGATATAACAGTCGGGATAGTATATAGGAATTCCATGTACCCTGACTTAATACCTATGCTGAACCCTATAGCTTCCTTTATCGAGTTCTTGAAAGTAGTGTCACATGACAGTGATGTGTTGCTAGACTATTTGGTGAGCAATGAGACATGTTTCTTGCTGTATTTGCTTCGGTTCCTCAAATACGTTAGGCGCAACTGGCCGAAGTTCATAGAAACGTGTCAGCACACAGACTCCGCTGGAAGCAGAGGCCTGGACGACACTATGAGGGTTTTAATACGGCTCAGATTGCAGATCAGTAGACTGGTATCGAGATCTTTGTTCCCGTATAATATTAGCCCGGTACTGAGACTGTTGGAGGTATGTGAGAGTCTTTATGAAGGCAATGAATTGAGCTGAAGATTAAGTTATTCACTTAATCTGATGTGTATTTTCTAACTTCAATTAGCCCTATGCATTATGCATAATCTGCATCGAAACGAGGGCATTAGAACTTATATCCTTTTCCAAATAGTTATGGATGAAATAGATAAAATCTCTCAGAATTGCTATAAATCTATGAAATGAAATGGAAAtgagtaaaatttaaaaataaaaggtaaaaGAACCAATTGGAATAATCTAAAGACTGCAAACCAGAAATAATACATTCCAAAATGTCTTACTTGTTAGAATTAGTCTGAAGTTAATTTATATCAACTGTAATTTGATGTAATTTATGTAGCTTTTCTTAGTTTAGGTAATATATTGCTTGTATGTCTATTTTTATTATCAAAAGTCTTCCTTTAATATGGGCCAATGTTTTTCACTaaattgacgattttttaacagaattcatattaaaaaaatactttaaacaattttattgtaatggCTTTCGTAAACTTCTGTAAATAAACTTTTGTGACAAATCTGTTAAGGCTGGTCCACCTTGTTAAAGATTTTGAAGTGAAAAACATGCGAAACGCTCAATTATGTGCCTTAACGTAATATTATTAAAGGTGCTTTTAATCTAATTTGAAAGTGTTTTTGCACATACATAAAGTATACAAACAAATGCatttttattttgcataataattaaaaataaataaaatatattcgtATAATTTAAGCTATATTTTAGATTTGAAAATAATGATAGGTACATAATGGTTGTACTATAATAGTTAGTTGTAAGTAAGCATAGAACCATGCGggtgtatataacattttactaaattatatttCATGCCACAATGTTGTAAATATCGCCATCATTTACCATATTATTAGTAACTGTAATATCAGTATTAAAGCAATgctctatttattatttaaggtgTGGTGTCGGTTGGCAAACTAAAGTGAAATAGGTGTAGAAATCATCATCCATCCGTCCTAATTTTACCTAactgactgccatctgaccttcaaaCCGAAGGGTACCTAAGTTcagatgtagtgtgaaaagggtttccttagtatttttccggaaatgttcaattttgtcatgctagtttcAATGTcaatacatcttgtactgagactgactgaaatagcatgacacgttcgtacgtttccgtaacgatacgaaaggcaaatcttttcgcactattgtaggccttattgggattggtttcctcacgatgctttcaccgaaaagcgactggggAATATCAACTGACGGTAGGTAAGAAGTGTCAATCAAAATATGTTTTTCGCATTTTGACACGCCTATAACTTCTTCTGTTTGCCATCTCATATCACATCATCACTTTGACTACGGGATCTTTTTAAGATATACATAGTTGTAGCTTTAAGAGTTAGGGAACAACATACAGACTGGTTTTATAATGGTATATCTAAGCGTTTTCGTCAAGATCTAAAATCAAgggaaacttatatttttaacagtaaaaaaagctttttatgTATGCTTAGAATCTcaaatcatatttatttaaatcatcTGTATTGTTAAACGAATATTACGCTTTTGAGTTTCTGTGACCCCTCTAAACGACAGATCTTGCCAATATTGTCCTAAAATCTGTCAAACTAccgtcataaaatatttttggattcgtattttgtaatttcttttgaaaaattctaaattTTGTATCGAACTAAGTTATCAATAAGTTGTTATTGTTAAGTAACAATAATTTAACATCAATAAagcgaaatatttttatattcatTTTTGTATTCTCTCCCACCAGCCTTTCCCAACTCATTTTAATTACAAGAATGGAACCATCTGCGTTCGGCAGGGACAAGCGAAACTGGGGATACACCAAATCAGGGGGCCTAGTACACTAGTGTCATATAGCCTATCACGTCGATGCGTCCTTGTCGCACTTACAGAAGGCGCGAAAAGGATGTACAACGCGATAAGCTAGCATCACACGCGCATCTAGGCCCGCAGGGGTGGTAAACCGCGGTAGGCCAGTTGCTTTATGAGGCTCTTCGAGTGATCGAATCATTTAAGTTAGTTCTCAGACGGAATATaaaacttaaccacaaaattaaaattttgaaagaaccccctcatagtagaccgattttcatgaagcatGGCTACGAACACCCCCgacgactaattcagctttcaaacaaaaagaacTAAATCTTGAATCGCGATTCAGCGTGGCAATGCTGCGAGCGTgttgggcacctttgcaccggGGATGacgcgggggggggggggggggggggggggttttgACTGATAGTTAGTTAAGTAAGTTAAGAATAGATTAGTTAAGAATAGATTGGTGTTTTGCTTTGTATACTTTATGTGTTACTTGATATCTAGGTTAAGttacgtttagttttttttttgacgtgtaatttttattgtgtaatatgttaatgtaattaaataaaCCTAATCTTGAAAGAACCCCCGACAtagaccgatttccatgaaacatggctaagaacactcccgacttcaaaccaaaaaaaaactaaatctaaatcggttcatccgttcgggagctgcgatgccttagacagacacatcaaacatataacatcccgtcgggggttaaaaaacggtAGGTACCTGCCTGTTGCTGTAATAGAAGGGAGATAGTTAAGGTGTATCCATCCGacatcggataggataatgtgaaaacgctcttacggttcagccacgacatttttctaagcgcgacagcggtgagcggcggccatacattggagcgagacacagcgatgggactttccATTCGCACTTATGGTTGCCGCTCATCGCTGTCACACCTGGACCAATGTCGTGGTTGGGCCGTTAGGTTCCCTATTGAGACAGTACTGACGCCACCTAGCAATAATCTGTATAGTTTCATTCATCGTAGaagaaaaacaataataattacgtATCACCAAACTGTATTTCTATCATAACTTACAACATAAAAACATACAATGCATCGGTTGTACACAATTCTAACATTTTACTATACATATACCTTTACACATTATTGCTTTCGAGTCTCACAGTCTTACATCGGTTATGGAAAAATCAACTTAAAATccgttaaaaattaaataactcaTCAGTTTCACTGGTAACTGGCTCCAAAAGGAAACAAACTACCGATGTATTCTCTCTACAGTTTACACGCATataattacaaacataaatatagGGTAACTACCCAATAATTGGCCTGAAAGGTACCAGTTGTTTGTACAAAACAAGAGTAACCACAAGGTAAAGTTGCCAACTGTGAAGTGCCAAAAATAGGGTAGTTTATCTAAGTCCCAAAATATCCATAGATAGCTCTAAATGAGACAATCCACGTACGTTACATCAAGgacaagtaaataataaatactgctAATTTATGTAAAAGTATCGCTGTaaagtcaccggcataaatatgtgatgatttctataccttgtcacattaacgtcttgtttgaaatgtcatacgaaattgtcaaacgattaaaagcgacaaggtacaaaaatcatcactcatttatgccggtgactgtaccaacTTTTTCATATAAAGGTGGGACCACACTACGGTCGATTCAAGTTACATTTTTTGAACGTCACCAATTAGTACATTTTCgaagaaacaaaaaaagaatGTAAGCAGTCGTTATTCTTTACACGTCTCTGACTATACTAACACAGtacaattataaattaaatcacTTTAATGACTTATTTTTTGCGTGATCTTTGTACAGTGTCATAAAACAGATACGTGGCGTTCCAATAAAAGGGTCCTTTGCTTTTAGTGCGTTAAGCGACCTTTTCATACCTTTCTCTCATGGTAAGCCACATTTAGGTACAAAAATAGGTAGTATtactatattataaatatctTAGTAACGTTTTAACCCTCTTTCTGCTTTATAGAAACATACTCAAAGAGGGCAACACTTAGGTCACAACTGACTTTAAAACTGTAAGTTTCAACTTCATTTTACGAACTACGAAGCACATACATTTTTTCATATAAATCTCAATTTAATTGACATCCagcaaagtaaaataaatttagcatttttacttacatttTATACACATAATTTACTTACATATAAAAACAATACAATTTGATTTGCACAAAAACATCAACTTGAAAAAATTATATGTTGAAAGACTCTTTCAAATTTTACAGTCACTGATAATGTcagatttatttacataacataatatataaactCAAAAAGGCTCCACCCATACAAAATATCTCGTTTCAGTTAAAGTTTAGTGTTTACTTCGCAATTTCAGCACAttatttaaactaaaaggtACTTAATACGGAGATTGGATCAAAACCAttcggaaaaaaaatattatacctacgcgattaagtcccttTCAGTTGAAATACTGTTTAATTTTTACTATTAATAAAAAGATTGAAACGCTTCGTCAAGTCATACGTTAAGCCCTCGACTGACGACGCCGATAACTGAATGCGATTTAGTTAAAATTGGGCATTTTGATCGATTGAACTATACTTGACGCGGCGAATGATGATCCGCATGACAGTTCGGCAAATTCGCTTTTGGATGAACTTAATTTATTGTTAGATTTCTAACTTGATTCTAATTTTAAAACATGTCAAAgtgccaaataagaccaaaaaggtttgacagtgacagttcagcgttttcacattatccgatttcACATTGTCGGATGTAGAAAGGATCTCATGTCAAAGGCACATGGCGCCTTTTATATAGGATATAggtcctacattcgatatcgggtcggataatgtgataaAACGCTCTTACTCCGTACAAAAATAGACTGCCATAGAGATCATTGGTCGTGTCAAGTATAGCTACGCTATTAATTCTCTAATGGCCTCCTGACGTCGCTGATAATCGCATGCGATTCACAAGGtataatattgtttaatttgatCGATTGATTGAATTCGTTGCTCCTAATACCAGTCCTACTTAGCTAAAGTTTGCACAGCTATGGCAAGAGCGAAAATAAAAAGTCGCAACATCgcagtgtcgtcccgttttcttaaGTAGCTAACAAACGGCCGCACAATACACTACGTACTCGcaagtgagagcgagaaaggAATAACTCTTTCTCGCTCCCATTTACAGGATAGCAATtggatgaccttggtgcggtaAGGTCCTCGCacggtcatgtgttagcactattaggcactggtcccaccgcaagctagtaagctatgagctatcggctataaaaacgaacaaaagataataaaAGAGaaacggcgatgtttatagttactcgcccagcggtgaggtatcaatatcgccgtgtctcttttatttgcacgagagtgcttatcttttgttcgtttttataaccgatagctcatagcttactagctcgcggtgagaccagtgccttacacacattgatttgaaagggacaaCACTACAGTGTTGCcacttttttaatttctactcctTTATGCCAGACTATAGCAACTTGGATATTGGATTTATGGATTTAAAAGTTAGAACATTATGAGATGAGAACGGGTTTACAGACATTACAATCCGACCACCAATTTGAGCAATTGAAGCAAATGAAATATAGTTATATTTATAGTAAGCTGACATTTTGATACCTAAATAgagcatttttcatttttatatgaCATCAAGTCTGACGTATTCAAGTTTTGCTTAAAGCGACTTCCAACCCTTTGAATGCTACTTCGATCGTGTGTGAAGGTCGATAATTAGCTGTAGTAGCATGCCCTTTGGATCGAAATCAAAAAAAGTCAATGACGTTTGGGTCGCGtgcttttttttacatattaaaatgAGAAATTGGTAATCAAATTGTAATGTCTGCGAATCCCATCCGTCCTTAAAATGAGCTTTTAGGCAGTATTTGTAGGTAAGACATGAAACTTTGGTTTATAACATAAAACCATATATACAAAAATATCAAGagatcaaaaaataaaaaccttcaGGACAATCTTTATCGACAAATGTCGGTAGcgtcattattaaaaaaaaaagtgttgccAGTAAACATTTTTATCCTTTGATAACCTTAAAGAAAATAGCTCATCTTAATTTAAAAGATAGAAGTCATAtaacaaaacatgtttttctttGCAGCCacgcaaaataaaacaataatctTATCTATAATTTCATTTTTTAGGTCCGACTAACATTTTGTAGGTACGGTACGTAAGAGACAAAAGTACATGTCTCTCATTCGAACTTACTAGTGTAAGTCAGAGTTAATGTCAAATTTACATAGTTATCTTATTTACCTAATATTTTGTTTCGCGCTAATATCTGGGGTCAAAACACTAGTGAACTGATTaatagatttttttggaaaaaaaaaacaattagaaCTAAGATATCTGTGCGAACCAAGGACTAAAATCAACTGTTTCCATTTTCAAATTCGCGTATATGACGTCATCTTTTAGTAGACTACAGTGACGTCTAGTATAGAATCGGGAAAGGTTAAACTCTGGTAACGATAGATGACGCTGTGAGCTGGTATATATGTAAATCGCGctttcgaaaaaaaaacagtcgaatTTTATACTGACTCGTATAAAACTCAATATATTACTCGTCAAGAATGTCAGAATATAAATGTTCAATCTTATGGACTAGCTAGGCGATAAGATTGAGAAAATCAGAACGAATATCGATGTAGCGACTAAAACATACCACACAACTTGGTAAACAACACAACATAACATATTATATCTACCTGTTACACAATGaggttttttaaatatatttcgcaGCAAATATTGGAGATCCCTACATCCAGAGCCACGATATCAAGATATACGTAAGTGACGAAtatataaagaaaataatacgTCAGCGATATTGATGTTGACAAAGAATATagataatgtaatttatttcttattttattaacacAATTGTTAGCCATTTATGTCTTTATTGCAGATTTTATAGTATCTTAGAAAAAACCCCATTGCGTAACAAACAGTacttacaaaatacaaaaacaaaacttacaCATACTCAGGTATCATAGTCTTCATCGATTTGTAGATTGCCCGTCAAATCTATCTCGATATGTGGCGGGGGCTTAAATTTCTTCACTTCTTTCACCTCCTTTTTAGAGTTCTGTCTTTGTATTCTCGGTTTGTCTAAAGgacttaaaacttttatttCGGGTGCAGCTAAGCTTTTAGAAAAGTCTATGTTTAAAATTGGTGTTATAGGTGTGTTATTGTTTTGTGTGGGTATATCTACGTAAAACTTCGTTGGCTTTGGCACGTCGACTTTTGGGGTGAAGTTAGAGGTGGACGGTTGCGCGTAGGTCGGATTGGGGGTTATGACACTGGTCTGTTGAACCTCGTCAGGTAGAGTTTCTTGGTAGAAGTTGGCGCGGACTTTTGGTTCTGTGGATTTTTTGGATAGGTCCATGACTGTGTCGGTCGAGACTATGGTGGAGGTTGGTTCGGGCCTGTGCCTGTGTATGTCGGGGTCTAGGGAGATGCTCCGAGGCATTTCTCTTTGGGTCCGCGGCCGGGTTTCACCGCTGCTAGAACTGTTTGAGTCCTCTCTGGCTAATCGGCGAGGAGCTGAGTCTGAAAATCTGAagaaaaatttgatttaattttttttttaataggtgaGGGGTTAATATTTTCGCCACCCCTTTTCTCCGTAGTTGTCATCGTCCTAAGGCGCAAGGTCCTACCTGTCGTACCATCGGCAACActacactgttagctgtacatttgtattGCTTATTACAAGGacataaagtctaccgatgaTTAAGGGCGTTGCTGTttgtaatacctacttattataacactttaagttctcgcgctttgtacacatatttaaagtcacacacaggtcgaacgcgattaattaacattatttttaccttttttcccaacgtttcggccaggttgtgagtgctgtgtgtcgtgcggtgggaaataaacaataactaaaagcgggtagattatatttatttgtctaccccgaacatttatataaattaatatcgggtagttttgtgttgtttacatctccggtgacactttgctgggacgtcagtcttccgcgaccacggccagtgcaacctggccgaaacgttgggaaaaaaggtaaaaataatgttaattaatcgcgttcgacctacttattaatttcgattaaattcaaatcatatTAAATTGGGACAGAGTTGCTCGGCaacgaactataactcgctcgcgctatcaccGCGTCTCTTTTATACACGGGACTTATATACTAcctacacgggagcgactatcttttgttcgttcaTATATCGCCGACAGCCCATCGCTCAATCGCTTCTGGTGAGAACGGTGGCTTATAGACTGACTTTCCACTGAATCGGAGGTGAGAAAAGACCTGTAGGATTGAGCCAATGGCATTGGTTCTCTTTCCAACCCGCTTATAGAAATGGAACTATACCGGTTGTTAAATGCAAATGTAGACACATCCGCATTCATAGATAAGTCATAAAACTCATAAAGTTCAGTCCCATATCAGCGTCCGGtaagatataaaataataatgactatATTGTTGCAGGAATAGTTGAGCAATAGCATGCACATACAATATGTGCTAGATATTTTATCTGAATatgcatcatcatcctccttgcgttatcccggcatttgccacagctcatgggagcctggggtccgctttgacaactaatcccaagatttggcgtgggTTATCTGAATATGCATAAATACTGGGTGTTTGGCACATGGACCGACAAAATTTTTTGGGGGGTTTGTGGTGTCATTTCCTTCCTTTTCTTCCTTGGAACCTTGGTCCTAGGACCCACGGATCTGGAGAtacgattttttatttatcataatCTGTTTTTCGAAGCCCCGTAACTTTTTTTTCGTGTGGTCTTGCATAATTTGTTTGTTAGTCTTAGATTTAATTAGGCCTGTCTGCTTCTAAAATACTagatttttattacaaatttcgGCATAAAACGAACCATGAGCTTTTTTTattaaggttccgtagtcaactaggaacccttatagtttcgccatgtctgtctgtccgtccgtccgtccgtccgtccgtccgtccgtccgtccgtccgcggataatctcagtaaccgttagcactagaaagctgaaatttggtaccaatatgtatatgaatcacgccgacaaagtgcaaaaataaaaaatggaagaaaatgttttattagggtaccccccctacatgtaaagtgggggctgaaattttttttcattccaaccctaacgtgtgatatattgttggataggtatttaaaaatgaataagggtttgctaagatcgttttttgataatatttatattttcggaaataatcgctcctaaagaaaaaaaaagtgcgtccccccccctctaacttttgaaccctatgtttaaaaaatatgaaaaaaatcacaaaagtagaactttataaaaactttctaggaaaattgttttgaacttgataggttcagtagtttttgagaaaaatacggaaaactacggaaccctacactgagcgtggcccgacacgctcttggccggtttttttacaaataatctGAATGTAAATTaaactaattttaatttattgctgATACGTCGTGTACCTAATTGTGTTTCGTTAAAAATTCGATTATCCGCTTTGTAATCGTTTAACAGTTAAGTTTATTAAAGTGGCGTCAATAAAACGTCAGTTAGTTTTCAACGAGGCTTCCATTCCTTGTACGCAAAAGAATTAATGGGGCTTCGAAAAACAGATTATGAtttgataaataaaaaatcgtaTCTCCAGATCCGTGGGTCCTAGGACCAAGGTTGCAAGGAAGAAAAGGAAGGAAATGACACCACAAACCCCCCAAAAAATTTTG
This is a stretch of genomic DNA from Leguminivora glycinivorella isolate SPB_JAAS2020 chromosome 20, LegGlyc_1.1, whole genome shotgun sequence. It encodes these proteins:
- the LOC125237140 gene encoding dr1-associated corepressor yields the protein MPSKKRKYNARFPAGRIKKIMQTDEEVGKVAQAVPIIISRTLELFVESLLSKALQVTTARNAKTLSPSHVKQCILAESRFDFLKDLVANIPDVSAAEEKEMMSAEDSPNSSRFSDSAPRRLAREDSNSSSSGETRPRTQREMPRSISLDPDIHRHRPEPTSTIVSTDTVMDLSKKSTEPKVRANFYQETLPDEVQQTSVITPNPTYAQPSTSNFTPKVDVPKPTKFYVDIPTQNNNTPITPILNIDFSKSLAAPEIKVLSPLDKPRIQRQNSKKEVKEVKKFKPPPHIEIDLTGNLQIDEDYDT
- the LOC125237129 gene encoding protein lines — encoded protein: MVLRGHLDCGLQSNEGMASDQPVKKKQRIDAPDIDDGSDRSAEEITDIFDSETSPAEPSDDFPRHGESPDSGTVSEDAVDCSTIMRLPSEEIIPSCSSTTQQWTVADDKLLAELRILQENLVGQCLCTVEEHKVSQMFDRRLNIVSWPLTCSLTYLSTMQLMFDIYLKQNNTGTICSKLMQACDLLVRNRHDWITEVVELADHKSKFITFVASRVLASFLIVAKDTVDENWLQQIAENIYLFDRINRITVQKINFSLDIIKRIVEWKDVEQHPLEDSNYINSVGNMHVQEDNPFRSSVGYSSTSQVPSSSHGDNLHNEFSNLQTHSAPSTSSGEKPVEAKPATFKLHEPVLKFPMDQQVSGIEQPESPEPPASRMERVNENGCVTVILTDSESFDTSHIKCLTIKTLEQHWPVLVKNMKLLLLRYLNLANAENCILTFFSLWENIISVKANLSVIDTKPFYADLQGFVDLLRNTILPSMVYTHLLSLFNEVLCYGSTLALQDILPEEICCLAHSIVRFVKDFRLLNDVRVRNSRSGFGFLGNECTVLRDYSLGPTVTPLSASIQLVDQSYGDDENDDSNQSSTEVDKTMLQRMSLLVLKSIAVTVKEMRCDSSDSSIDSSDYNAIQDMQIVERSIRDVLKKLDVFIRNTMEFHPETPFTKMLIHLFSEQDDYLIESMVCTLDITVGIVYRNSMYPDLIPMLNPIASFIEFLKVVSHDSDVLLDYLVSNETCFLLYLLRFLKYVRRNWPKFIETCQHTDSAGSRGLDDTMRVLIRLRLQISRLVSRSLFPYNISPVLRLLEVCESLYEGNELS